In Lachancea thermotolerans CBS 6340 chromosome H complete sequence, a single genomic region encodes these proteins:
- the OM14 gene encoding Om14p (some similarities with uniprot|P38325 Saccharomyces cerevisiae YBR230C Hypothetical ORF): MPNGQNEVDSSNIPDAAKRAAQELREEAQDLREEANKEFEELERNGTIDKYKDNAAGILKNVANRASAAASYVATRVKTVSQRVAYELRNPVVIVNAALGVGLVSTLLKGYTKNQRYLKGKSDSVILSTVVGATAAVALDVYLSGKYYQKFDQKSNKKRL, translated from the exons ATGCCTAA TGGCCAGAATGAGGTCGACTCGTCGAACATCCCAGATGCTGCTAAGAGGGCCGCGCAGGAGTTGCGCGAAGAGGCGCAGGACCTCAGAGAGGAGGCCAATAAGGAGTTcgaggagcttgaaagaaacgGCACGATCGACAAGTACAAAGACAACGCTGCGGGGATCCTCAAAAACGTCGCGAACCGCGCTTCCGCCGCCGCGTCCTACGTTGCGACCCGCGTTAAGACCGTGTCTCAGCGCGTCGCATACGAGCTGCGCAACCCTGTGGTCATTGTGAACGCAGCCCTTGGTGTCGGTCTCGTCTCCACGCTTCTGAAAGGCTACACGAAGAACCAGCGCTACCTCAAGGGCAAGTCCGACTCTGTCATTCTCTCCACCGTTGTTGGCGCTACTGCCGCTGTCGCCCTAGATGTGTACTTGTCCGGCAAGTACTACCAGAAGTTTGACCAGAAgtccaacaagaagagattgtAA
- the MON1 gene encoding guanine nucleotide exchange factor MON1 (similar to uniprot|P53129 Saccharomyces cerevisiae YGL124C MON1 Protein required for fusion of cvt- vesicles and autophagosomes with the vacuole associates as a complex with Ccz1p with a perivacuolar compartment potential Cdc28p substrate), whose protein sequence is MVGEPHEDYLDAPKSRAKSPVPARLSPFASGVTEPTTSVDFASSFPAPPRPFFEEPRPSSSSVYLDLASERQSVRTTHQDLEHELLQSMRSLDLMPKKHAVSNEIPSIFEGCAPETKPLPLHHDKQFFIMSSAGKPIYTMHGQDELVMGLMGIIHTVINYFKLHDTKVHSIVNSSGSSVKQRFVFLDKSPIILMAMSAREESTNDLLQQLDFLYSYLISTLSRKQLTRLFSKRENFDLRRFLTDSDFQNLNHICDSISRGFNPEFLLGALRCLPLRKSTRQIIDNTMLAQIQDPGTNVGRGTLLYGLIVAPGGQLCSVLRPRGHTLHTTDLHLLFSLVFNQFQGLQDDQELWLPICFPKFNSSGFLHCYIRLLPHHASKPRPADARSTVSHSQEPLDSLSQIRNRTDLSSTRLRPALVLISAQKESFFALKKIGQGIIDELDRQGITNQISMASDSGFTMADIPAKFVHHFIYKSKRHVQYVMPHLGPLADLSFPIIDDDSRSTFSVEGNQDNRSEENGPGAASSNDKTRQKLYLQKLMSYYTHIRNNAVSDNGKSFNNSTLTFIKWSNDQPSLEGLPSGEPINVLCLAWLTPTFELLLICNNGVSDRNTALKSAKNIVDWCRKNEHRLFVSNGAIF, encoded by the coding sequence ATGGTAGGAGAGCCCCACGAGGATTATCTCGATGCTCCAAAATCCAGGGCCAAGTCCCCGGTCCCGGCCCGGTTGAGCCCTTTCGCCAGCGGGGTTACGGAACCCACCACTTCGGTCGATTTCGCATCGTCCTTCCCAGCTCCGCCGCGTCCTTTCTTCGAGGAGCCGCGGCCATCCAGCTCCAGTGTGTACCTTGATTTGGCTTCAGAACGGCAATCCGTGCGCACCACGCACCAGGACTTGGAGCACGAGCTCTTACAGTCTATGCGCTCCCTAGATCTAATGCCCAAAAAGCACGCTGTTAGCAATGAAATACCGTCCATTTTCGAAGGTTGCGCCCCTGAGACCAAGCCTTTGCCTCTGCACCACGACAAGCAGTTCTTTATAATGTCATCTGCCGGGAAACCTATATACACCATGCACGGCCAGGACGAGCTTGTAATGGGCCTTATGGGTATTATCCACACGGTCATTAACTACTTCAAGCTTCACGACACCAAGGTGCATTCAATTGTCAACTCATCTGGCAGCTCTGTCAAGCAAAGGTTTGTATTTCTCGATAAATCGCCAATTATTCTAATGGCAATGTCTGCACGGGAAGAATCCACAAATGATCTGCTGCAACAGCTTGACTTCCTCTACTCTTACCTCATTTCAACGTTGAGCAGGAAACAACTAACACGCTTGTTTTCTAAGCGCGAGAATTTTGACCTGCGGCGCTTCCTTACCGATTCtgactttcaaaatctcaaCCATATATGTGACTCTATTTCGAGAGGATTCAACCCTGAATTTTTGCTAGGGGCGCTGCGGTGCCTCCCACTGCGAAAATCAACACGTCAGATCATTGACAACACAATGCTTGCACAGATCCAAGACCCGGGGACCAATGTCGGAAGAGGTACATTGCTTTATGGTCTCATTGTTGCTCCAGGCGGACAGTTGTGCTCGGTTTTAAGACCAAGAGGCCATACGTTGCACACCACGGACCTACATCTATTATTCTCTCTGGTTTTTAACCAATTTCAAGGGTTGCAAGACgatcaagaactttggcTACCCATCTGCTTCCCGAAATTCAACTCTAGTGGCTTTCTTCACTGTTATATACggcttcttcctcatcaCGCGTCGAAGCCAAGGCCAGCAGATGCACGCAGCACTGTCTCTCATTCCCAAGAACCATTGGACTCTCTAAGCCAAATTCGGAACCGCACAGATCTCTCGTCCACACGTCTTAGACCTGCTTTAGTGTTGATaagtgctcaaaaagagagtttttttgccttgaagaagattgGTCAAGGTATTATAGATGAGCTTGATAGACAGGGGATTACTAACCAGATATCAATGGCCTCGGATTCAGGATTCACCATGGCCGACATCCCTGCAAAATTCGTGCATCACTTCATTTACAAATCCAAAAGACACGTACAATACGTTATGCCACATCTCGGACCACTAGCCGACTTGAGTTTCCCTATTATTGATGACGACTCAAGAAGCACTTTTTCAGTGGAGGGAAACCAGGATAACCGCTCCGAGGAAAATGGTCCGGGGGCGGCATCTTCCAACGACAAAACACGTCAGAAACTTTacctccaaaaactcatgAGCTATTACACCCATATAAGGAACAACGCGGTCAGTGATAACGGGAAGTCTTTCAATAATTCGACTTTGACGTTCATTAAATGGTCAAATGATCAGCCTTCGCTAGAAGGTCTCCCGTCGGGTGAACCGATAAATGTACTCTGCCTAGCATGGCTAACTCCCACTTTCGAGTTGCTGTTAATTTGCAACAATGGCGTAAGCGATCGGAATACGGCCCTGAAAAGCGCCAAGAACATAGTTGACTGGTGCAGAAAAAATGAGCATAGGTTATTTGTCAGTAATGGAGCCATTTTTTGA
- a CDS encoding GATA-type transcription factor (some similarities with uniprot|P40209 Saccharomyces cerevisiae YMR136W GAT2 Protein containing GATA family zinc finger motifs; similar to Gln3p and Dal80p; expression repressed by leucine), translated as MHTDALFRSDRFQELRSATDQPTIKVLQKSPKATPSLPGIRQLLHNICAHTIERTTVINDFTNREIKAQMGFLSTNNEEYPSFKLGQLGQLGSPKQSHSGRRHEKLPFHSSPTRFEHPQLVKFYTGDTAPRQLLRVGKIQKPSGDLLRLANLVEASPKMHEVHITGNSIKDEVISSNGEYQLKVAEILTSSRCVFENLQEWPLSVHSQDTSGDDGMYFLTEFINMESLDITISMAKKVHESLQAIKLWKSKHIELKMNRRPENTIATSGKGMIGGISLPRMDLGQKLSKDEPRKASCRLGTASGHAKGGNAAIFSEAVASHNTGRHNIDTQLSTKAIGEPKGRVMRNALQCAHCSSTKTPEWRKGPCGRRSLCNACGLFYKKLVRKFGDGQASMIMKHRKSISSKNRKVPHVFDVPHSFVQI; from the coding sequence ATGCACACCGACGCACTTTTTCGAAGCGATAGGTTCCAAGAATTAAGATCTGCCACTGATCAACCAACAATCaaagtgcttcaaaaatctccCAAAGCAACCCCAAGTTTGCCGGGAATTCGTCAATTGCTGCATAACATTTGTGCGCACACAATCGAAAGGACCACAGTTATTAATGATTTCACGAATAGAGAGATAAAAGCGCAGATGGGTTTTCTTTCGACGAACAATGAAGAATATCCCAGTTTCAAGCTTGGCCAGCTTGGCCAGCTTGGCTCTCCCAAGCAGTCCCATAGTGGCCGACGCCATGAGAAATTACCCTTCCATTCCTCTCCCACGCGCTTTGAACACCCTCAGCTAGTGAAATTCTATACTGGCGATACCGCGCCGCGGCAGCTCCTCAGAGTGGGTAAAATACAAAAGCCAAGCGGGGACCTGCTTCGATTGGCAAACTTGGTAGAAGCATCTCCAAAAATGCACGAGGTCCATATCACAGGGAACTCAATAAAAGACGAGGTGATAAGTTCAAATGGGGAGTATCAGCTGAAAGTGGCTGAAATTCTGACAAGCTCACGGTGCGTCTTCGAGAATTTACAAGAGTGGCCCCTTTCGGTTCATAGCCAAGATACATCTGGAGATGATGGGATGTACTTTTTGACCGAGTTTATTAATATGGAAAGCTTGGATATAACCATATCCATGGCAAAAAAGGTTCATGAGTCTCTCCAAGCAATCAAGCTATGGAAATCCAAGCACATTGAATTAAAGATGAATAGACGCCCTGAAAATACCATAGCAACGTCTGGCAAAGGCATGATTGGTGGCATTAGTCTTCCAAGAATGGACCTGGGCCAAAAGCTCAGTAAGGATGAACCTCGGAAGGCGTCTTGTAGGCTTGGGACCGCTTCTGGTCACGCCAAGGGAGGAAACGCTGCCATATTCTCTGAGGCGGTGGCGTCACATAACACAGGACGTCACAATATTGATACCCAGCTGAGCACGAAGGCAATCGGGGAACCAAAGGGAAGAGTAATGAGAAACGCGCTTCAATGCGCGCACTGTTCATCTACCAAAACCCCAGAATGGAGGAAAGGTCCCTGCGGCAGAAGAAGCCTGTGCAATGCATGCGGGTTATTCTATAAAAAGCTAGTGAGGAAGTTTGGTGATGGACAGGCTTCTATGATTATGAAGCACAGAAAGAGCATCTCAAGTAAAAACCGCAAAGTACCACATGTATTCGACGTTCCGCACTCTTTTGTACAAATTTAG
- the ROT2 gene encoding glucan 1,3-alpha-glucosidase ROT2 (similar to uniprot|P38138 Saccharomyces cerevisiae YBR229C ROT2 Glucosidase II catalytic subunit required for normal cell wall synthesis mutations in rot2 suppress tor2 mutations and are synthetically lethal with rot1 mutations), with the protein MPRVCRKLQLALILVSIGQVLGFTDYLLKSCSQSGFCQRNRHYASEIERAQESPYSLDPASIQISNSNHTFQATIQKSIPDLLSFNETLIVELPVFVDVLDGGKVRFRIDERRETNNTYVPEILNPKRYDEASLWAFQKDAKTQPVEVGIEKSLWSRKTSVTFIAPDSQVKIRVFLKQFRIEFYFEENLVLVVNDRLLLNVEHLRTPEENTLQKLPEELTFNDFEDDFEYSKKDTLPFGPESVALDFTFVGVTDVFGIPEHADSLKLKDTRDGEPYRLFNADVFEYSLGARTPMYGAIPFMIGSTPDFSAGIFWVNAADTWVDINYSESSTGTHWMSEAGTIDVIIFLAKTPQEVTSAYTEITGRPQLPLSSSIGYHQCRWNYNDERDVLTVDSQMDKAGIPYDYIWLDLEYTDDKKFFTWKPDAFPDPRRMLKKLHTLGRNLVTLIDPHLKVDYSASNTVEKSGASVRNSLGASYHGHCWPGESIWIDTIGKNARKVWGKLMSNFLQDYNNLHIWNDMNEPSVFSGPETTAPKDLIHDGGFEERSIHNLYGLTVHEATYNAMRENYGEKNRRPFILSRSFFAGSQRTAATWTGDNVANWEYLKISIPMCLSNNVAGFPFIGADIAGFSGNPTTELLARWYQAGMWYPFFRGHAHIDAARREPYLFEEPLKSIVKDAILLRYSLMPTFYTAFYESSTKGSPIMNPVFFVHPELHECYGIDDQFYIGSSGLLVKPVTEQGATEVQVFFPAGQFYEFDSLKAFSVQEPSYLTIDAPIDKQPISIEGGHILFKKERYRRSSKLMEHDPYTLVIAPDVNGKAEGTLYIDDGETFAFQDGEYMKVAVKLENDVLESTVTHMPTKFPNLSTHVERIIVGGGQYSSGPNRVTLKKDKTEWILETKISKNGHHAIIENPHLDLSKPWSLEVHR; encoded by the coding sequence ATGCCCCGTGTTTGTCGGAAACTTCAATTGGCACTGATACTGGTATCAATTGGGCAAGTCCTGGGCTTCACTGACTACCTGCTGAAATCATGTTCTCAATCGGGCTtctgtcaaagaaacaggCATTACGCTTCAGAGATCGAAAGGGCTCAGGAAAGCCCATACAGCCTGGACCCTGCTAGCATTCAAATTAGTAACTCGAATCACACTTTCCAGGCCACGATCCAAAAAAGTATTCCAGATCTTCTTAGCTTCAATGAAACTCTAATAGTTGAGCTGCCGGTCTTcgttgatgttcttgatggcGGAAAAGTCCGCTTCAGAATAGACGAAAGGAGAGAAACAAACAATACTTATGTTCCTGAAATCTTAAACCCCAAGCGTTACGACGAAGCATCCCTCTGGGCCTTCCAGAAGGACGCCAAAACTCAACCTGTTGAAGTGGGCATCGAGAAATCTCTCTGGTCCCGGAAGACATCTGTCACATTCATCGCCCCAGATTCGCAGGTCAAGATAAGAGTTTTCCTGAAGCAATTTAGAATTGAGTTTTACTTCGAAGAAAATCTGGTTCTGGTGGTGAATGACAGGCTGCTCCTAAACGTCGAACACTTAAGAACTCCAGAGGAAAACACTTTGCAAAAATTGCCAGAGGAGCTGACTTTTAAcgactttgaagatgacTTCGAGTACTCTAAAAAAGATACTCTGCCTTTCGGTCCAGAGTCAGTTGCGCTGGACTTTACATTTGTTGGAGTTACTGATGTTTTTGGAATTCCTGAGCACGCTGACAGCCtaaagctcaaagatacGCGGGATGGGGAACCTTATCGCCTTTTCAATGCTGACGTCTTCGAGTACAGCTTAGGTGCCAGAACACCCATGTATGGTGCTATCCCTTTTATGATTGGAAGTACCCCAGATTTTTCTGCTGGTATTTTTTGGGTAAATGCTGCGGACACCTGGGTAGATATTAACTACAGTGAGTCGAGTACCGGTACCCACTGGATGTCTGAAGCTGGAACCATAGATGTAATCATCTTTCTCGCAAAAACTCCACAAGAAGTCACGTCTGCATACACAGAAATCACAGGGAGGCCGCAATTGCCTCTTAGCTCGTCCATTGGCTACCACCAATGCAGATGGAACTACAATGATGAAAGGGACGTTCTGACTGTTGACTCTCAGATGGACAAGGCTGGAATTCCTTACGACTACATTTGGTTAGATTTAGAATACACGGATgacaaaaagttctttacTTGGAAGCCTGATGCTTTCCCCGATCCAAGGAGgatgctcaaaaagcttcatACGCTGGGCAGAAACCTAGTTACTTTGATTGATCCTCACTTGAAAGTTGACTACAGTGCAAGTAACACGGTTGAGAAGAGCGGCGCTTCCGTGCGCAATAGTCTCGGCGCTAGCTACCATGGGCACTGCTGGCCAGGAGAGTCGATTTGGATTGACACAATTGGCAAAAATGCTCGTAAAGTCTGGGGCAAGCTCATGTCAAACTTCTTGCAAGACTATAACAACTTACACATATGGAACGACATGAATGAGCCTTCTGTTTTTAGTGGACCGGAAACCACTGCACCAAAAGATTTGATACACGATGGTGGATTTGAAGAACGCTCAATCCACAACCTTTACGGGCTAACAGTTCATGAGGCCACTTACAACGCCATGAGAGAGAATTATGGAGAGAAAAATAGAAGGCCTTTCATCCTGTCCAGGTCTTTCTTCGCAGGCTCTCAACGTACAGCCGCCACCTGGACGGGTGACAACGTTGCAAACTGGGAATACTTGAAGATTTCGATCCCAATGTGCTTATCAAATAATGTTGCTGGATTTCCTTTCATTGGCGCCGATATTGCAGGATTTTCTGGAAACCCCACAACTGAACTGCTTGCACGGTGGTATCAAGCAGGCATGTGGTACCCTTTCTTTAGAGGCCATGCCCATATTGATGCTGCTCGCAGAGAACCGTACCTTTTCGAAGAACCACTGAAGTCCATTGTCAAAGATGCTATTCTTTTGAGATACTCGCTGATGCCAACCTTCTATACAGCATTTTACGAGTCAAGCACAAAGGGTTCTCCTATAATGAAtcctgttttttttgtccACCCCGAATTGCACGAATGCTACGGAATAGATGACCAGTTTTATATTGGCAGTAGTGGTCTTCTTGTAAAGCCGGTAACAGAGCAAGGCGCTActgaagttcaagtttttttCCCAGCGGGGCAGTTTTACGAGTTTGATAGCCTGAAAGCATTTTCTGTCCAAGAGCCATCATACTTGACAATAGATGCGCCCATTGACAAGCAACCCATTTCCATAGAAGGGGGTCacattcttttcaagaaagagagatATCGGAGATCGTCGAAATTGATGGAGCACGACCCTTACACGTTAGTTATTGCTCCCGATGTGAATGGAAAGGCCGAAGGAACGTTGTATATAGATGATGGTGAAACGTTCGCTTTCCAGGATGGCGAATACATGAAGGTTGCAGTGAAGCTCGAGAACGACGTACTAGAATCAACCGTCACTCACATGCCTACAAAATTTCCAAATTTATCAACTCACGTCGAGAGAATTATAGTCGGGGGAGGCCAATACTCAAGTGGCCCAAATCGTGTCacattgaagaaggacaaaaCGGAATGGATCCTGGAAAcaaagatttcaaagaacgGCCATCACGCAATCATCGAAAACCCACATCTTGATCTGTCGAAGCCTTGGTCTCTGGAGGTTCACCGTTAA